Proteins encoded in a region of the Mycobacterium branderi genome:
- the recO gene encoding DNA repair protein RecO: MRLYRDRAVVLRQHKLGEADRIVTLLTRDHGLVRAVAKGVRRTRSKFGARLEPFAHIDVQLHPGRNLDIVTQVVSLDAFATDIVSDYGRYTCACAMLETAERLAGEERAPAPALHRLTVGALRAVADGRRPRELVLDAYLLRAMSIAGWAPALTECARCATPGPHRAFHIAAGGSVCGYCRPAGATTPPMGVLELMSALRDGDWEAAEAAPQAHRSHVSGLVAAHLQWHLERQLRTLPLVERVYRVDRTVADRRISLVGQDVPHGAESEAG, from the coding sequence ATGCGGCTGTACCGGGACCGGGCGGTGGTACTGCGCCAGCACAAGCTCGGCGAGGCCGACCGGATCGTCACCCTGCTCACCCGCGACCACGGACTGGTCCGCGCGGTGGCCAAGGGTGTTCGCCGTACCCGCAGCAAGTTCGGCGCGCGGCTCGAGCCGTTCGCCCACATCGACGTGCAACTGCACCCGGGCCGCAACCTCGACATCGTCACCCAGGTCGTGTCGCTGGACGCGTTCGCCACCGACATCGTCAGCGACTACGGGCGCTACACCTGCGCGTGCGCAATGCTGGAGACCGCCGAACGCCTGGCCGGCGAGGAGCGGGCACCGGCCCCCGCGCTGCACCGGCTCACCGTCGGCGCGCTGCGGGCGGTCGCCGACGGGCGGCGGCCCCGCGAGCTGGTACTGGACGCCTACCTGCTGCGGGCTATGAGCATCGCCGGATGGGCGCCGGCGCTGACCGAATGCGCCCGCTGCGCCACGCCCGGCCCGCATCGGGCGTTTCACATCGCCGCCGGCGGCAGCGTGTGCGGCTATTGCCGCCCGGCCGGCGCCACCACGCCGCCGATGGGTGTGCTGGAGCTGATGTCCGCGCTGCGCGACGGCGACTGGGAGGCGGCCGAGGCCGCGCCGCAAGCGCACCGCAGCCACGTCAGCGGATTGGTGGCCGCGCATCTGCAGTGGCATCTCGAGCGGCAGCTGCGCACATTGCCGCTGGTGGAGCGGGTCTACCGGGTTGATCGAACGGTCGCCGACCGCCGGATCTCGCTGGTCGGGCAGGATGTGCCCCATGGTGCGGAATCAGAAGCCGGCTGA
- a CDS encoding decaprenyl diphosphate synthase: MVRNQKPADFPQLPPAPDDYPTFPDKSTWPVVFPDLPPSPDGGPCRPPQHTSKAVAPRIPADQLPLHVAIVMDGNGRWATGRGLPRVEGHKMGEAVVIDVVCGAIEIGIKWLSLYAFSTENWKRSAEEVRFLMGFNRDVVRRRRVNLKAMGVKIRWVGSRPRLWRSVIKELAIAEEMTRDNDVITVNYCVNYGGRTEITEAAREIAREAAAGKLNPERITEATVARHMQRPDIPDVDLLLRTSGEKRSSNFMLWQAAYAEYIFADKLWPDYDRRDLWAACEEYASRHRRFGSA; encoded by the coding sequence ATGGTGCGGAATCAGAAGCCGGCTGACTTCCCGCAACTGCCCCCGGCCCCCGACGACTACCCGACCTTCCCGGACAAGTCCACCTGGCCCGTCGTCTTCCCGGACCTGCCTCCCTCGCCCGACGGCGGCCCGTGCCGCCCGCCGCAGCACACGTCGAAAGCCGTCGCGCCGCGAATTCCGGCCGACCAGTTGCCACTTCACGTGGCCATCGTGATGGACGGCAACGGACGCTGGGCCACGGGTCGCGGACTACCTCGTGTCGAAGGCCACAAAATGGGGGAGGCTGTGGTCATCGATGTTGTCTGTGGCGCAATCGAAATCGGGATCAAGTGGCTGTCCCTGTATGCGTTCTCCACCGAGAACTGGAAGCGCTCGGCTGAGGAGGTCCGTTTCCTGATGGGGTTCAACCGCGACGTGGTGCGACGCCGGCGGGTCAACCTCAAGGCGATGGGTGTCAAGATCCGGTGGGTCGGTTCGCGACCGCGGTTGTGGCGCAGCGTCATCAAGGAATTGGCGATCGCGGAGGAAATGACCCGCGACAACGACGTCATCACCGTCAACTACTGCGTCAACTATGGTGGCCGCACCGAAATCACCGAAGCGGCAAGGGAAATCGCACGCGAAGCCGCCGCAGGCAAGTTGAACCCGGAACGGATCACCGAGGCGACGGTTGCCCGTCACATGCAGCGCCCCGACATCCCCGACGTCGACCTGCTGCTGCGGACCTCCGGCGAAAAGCGCTCGAGCAATTTCATGCTGTGGCAAGCGGCTTACGCCGAGTACATTTTTGCCGACAAGTTGTGGCCCGATTACGACCGGCGCGACCTGTGGGCGGCTTGCGAGGAATACGCATCGCGACATCGTCGGTTCGGGAGCGCGTGA
- a CDS encoding Fur family transcriptional regulator, whose protein sequence is MTRPSVRATRQRAAISTLLDSLDDFRSAQELHDELRRRGENIGLTTVYRTLQSMSAAGLLDTLRTDTGESVYRRCSDDHHHHLVCRSCGSTVEVGGNDIETWAAQVAAEHGFSDVSHTIEIFGTCEACQG, encoded by the coding sequence GTGACCCGCCCCAGCGTGCGCGCCACCCGGCAGCGGGCGGCGATCTCGACGCTGCTGGACAGCCTCGACGACTTCCGCTCGGCCCAGGAACTGCACGACGAGTTGCGCCGGCGCGGCGAGAACATCGGCCTGACGACCGTGTACCGCACACTGCAGTCGATGTCTGCGGCAGGACTGCTCGACACGCTGCGCACCGACACCGGCGAGTCCGTCTACCGGCGCTGCTCGGACGACCATCACCACCACCTGGTGTGCCGCAGCTGCGGGTCGACGGTCGAGGTCGGCGGTAACGACATAGAGACGTGGGCTGCGCAGGTCGCGGCCGAGCACGGGTTTTCCGACGTCAGCCACACCATCGAGATCTTCGGCACGTGCGAAGCATGCCAGGGCTAA
- a CDS encoding ArsR/SmtB family transcription factor: MSPTTSTAADGDELVESHEHGGSAGFPAPPPREILDAAGELLRALAAPVRIAIVLQLRESQRCVHELVDALGVPQPLVSQHLKILKAAGVVAGERSGREVLYRLADHHLAHIVIDAVAHAGEDNS, encoded by the coding sequence ATGTCCCCCACCACATCAACGGCCGCCGACGGCGACGAGCTCGTCGAAAGCCACGAGCACGGCGGATCGGCCGGGTTCCCGGCGCCACCTCCGCGGGAGATTCTCGACGCCGCCGGGGAGTTGTTGCGGGCGCTCGCCGCGCCGGTGCGCATCGCGATCGTGCTGCAGTTGCGCGAATCGCAGCGCTGCGTGCACGAGTTGGTCGACGCGCTGGGTGTGCCGCAGCCGCTGGTCAGCCAGCACTTGAAGATCCTCAAGGCGGCGGGCGTGGTGGCCGGGGAGCGGTCGGGACGCGAAGTGCTCTACCGGTTGGCCGATCATCACCTCGCGCACATCGTGATCGACGCCGTCGCCCACGCAGGTGAGGACAACTCGTGA
- a CDS encoding glycine--tRNA ligase, translating into MQHLVASVIDTVVNLAKRRGLVYPSGEIYGGTKSAWDYGPLGVELKENIKRQWWRAVVTGRDDVVGLDSSIILPREVWVASGHVEVFHDPLVESLITHKRYRADHLIEAYEQKHGHPPPNGLADIRDPETGEPGQWTEPREFNMMLKTYLGPIETEEGLHYLRPETAQGIFVNFANVVTTARRKPPFGIGQIGKSFRNEITPGNFIFRTREFEQMEMEFFVEPSTAPEWHQYWIDTRLQWYIDLGINPENLRLWEHPKDKLSHYSDRTVDIEYKFGFQGNPWGELEGVANRTDFDLSTHSKHSGVDLSFYDQASDTRYVPYVIEPAAGLTRSFMAFLIDAYSEDEAPNAKGGMDKRTVLRLDPRLAPVKAAVLPLSRHADLSPKARDLAAELRQCWNVEFDDAGAIGRRYRRQDEIGTPFCVTVDFDTLDDQAVTVRERDAMTQERVAIDAVADYLAKRLKGC; encoded by the coding sequence GTGCAGCACCTCGTGGCGTCCGTCATCGACACCGTCGTCAACCTGGCCAAACGGCGGGGGCTGGTCTATCCCTCCGGGGAGATCTACGGCGGCACCAAATCGGCGTGGGACTACGGGCCGTTGGGAGTCGAGCTCAAAGAGAACATCAAACGGCAGTGGTGGCGTGCGGTGGTGACCGGCCGCGACGACGTCGTCGGCCTGGATTCCTCGATCATCCTGCCCCGCGAGGTGTGGGTCGCGTCCGGTCATGTCGAGGTGTTCCACGACCCGCTGGTCGAGTCGCTGATCACCCACAAGCGGTACCGCGCCGATCACCTCATCGAGGCATACGAGCAAAAGCACGGGCACCCGCCGCCCAACGGCCTGGCCGACATCCGCGACCCGGAGACCGGCGAGCCCGGCCAGTGGACCGAGCCGCGCGAGTTCAACATGATGCTCAAGACCTACCTCGGCCCGATCGAAACCGAGGAGGGGCTGCATTACCTGCGGCCCGAGACCGCGCAGGGCATCTTCGTCAACTTCGCCAACGTGGTGACGACGGCGCGCCGCAAGCCGCCGTTCGGTATCGGGCAGATCGGCAAGAGCTTTCGCAACGAGATCACGCCTGGCAACTTCATCTTCCGCACTCGCGAGTTCGAGCAGATGGAAATGGAGTTCTTCGTCGAGCCGTCGACCGCGCCGGAGTGGCACCAGTATTGGATCGACACCCGGCTGCAGTGGTACATCGACCTGGGCATCAACCCGGAGAACCTGCGGCTGTGGGAGCACCCGAAGGACAAGCTCTCGCACTACTCCGACCGCACGGTCGACATCGAGTACAAGTTCGGCTTCCAGGGCAATCCGTGGGGCGAGCTGGAGGGTGTGGCCAACCGCACCGACTTCGACTTGTCCACGCATTCAAAGCATTCCGGTGTCGACCTGTCGTTCTACGACCAAGCCAGCGACACCCGGTACGTGCCGTATGTGATCGAACCGGCGGCGGGGCTGACCCGCTCGTTCATGGCGTTTCTGATCGACGCCTACAGCGAGGACGAGGCGCCAAACGCCAAGGGCGGCATGGACAAGCGCACCGTGCTGCGGCTGGACCCGCGGCTGGCGCCGGTGAAAGCCGCGGTGTTGCCGCTATCCCGGCACGCCGATCTGAGCCCGAAGGCGCGCGACTTGGCCGCCGAGTTACGGCAATGCTGGAATGTCGAGTTCGACGACGCCGGCGCGATCGGAAGGCGCTACCGGCGCCAGGACGAGATCGGCACGCCCTTCTGTGTGACGGTGGACTTCGACACGCTCGACGATCAGGCAGTGACTGTGCGCGAGCGTGACGCGATGACACAGGAACGGGTGGCGATCGACGCCGTCGCCGACTATCTGGCCAAGCGCCTCAAGGGCTGCTAA